The Polluticoccus soli sequence GATGGGCGTGTTGCAGGTTGCATTGGGCGTGCAGACTATTCTTAAGTCGCTATATATATTGGGGCTCAAGGTGTAGTAAAAACCAGTTCTACCAAGGCTTTTTCCTATCTTAGAGCTCATCGGTAATCGTGATGGGTACACAGCTCAGGTATTTTTTCCAGGATGTTCGCAGCTTGCTGGGCAGGCATAAACGCCGGATAATTATTGTCTGGTTTACGCCTGCGTTCGCAGGCATATGGTGGTATCGGCTGGAGCGTAGCCTGTACCTGTTGTTTGGAAAAGCTTACAGTGTGATCCGAATACCGCTTCTTCCCATTAATGCACTCATTTTAGCGTACTCTCGGCTCGACATTAACTATAAAGCCGACATTGGCCCCGGCCTTGCCGTTAAGCATCCGTCTTTAGGCGTTGTGATATCCGGATATGTGATTGCAGGGCAGAACTTATCGTTGGTAGGCGGCAACGCTATAGGCGTCGCAAAGAGATGTAAGCAAGGTGAGTTCATTATAGGCGATAATTGTACACTCAGCGCTAACGCTGTGATATTAGGTCCCCTTACACTGGCTGATAACGTGCTGGTTGGGGCAAGCAGCTGCGTGGTGAAAAGCTGTCTGACTGATGGTGCTGTACTTGCAGGAGTGCCTGCCAAACCTATTGTTAGAGAAACCGAGCTCGCAGACTGAAGTATTCACCATATCTTACACGCTGCACGATAGCCATGCTTCAAAACTTTCATTATTTAAATAAACTTCGCCGGTACTTGGGCATGAAAGATGCACTGGGAGCTTTTGCCGCGTTACGTCTGAAAAAGAATGGGGTTATTAATCTTGGCTTTCTGAAATATCCGTTCCGTATCAGGGTGAATAACATAGCTGACAGTGCTACATTCAATGAAGTGTTATTGCGCAAGGAATACACAATACAACTTGATTTTGTTCCTAAAACCATAATAGATGGCGGAGCTAATATCGGGCTCACGTCTATATTCTTCGCCAATAAATATCCTGACGCCAGTATTGTTGCAATTGAACCTGACAGTAACAACTTCAATTTGTTAAGGGAAAATACGTCGCACTATCCGCAGATAAAGCTCCGGCGCTCTGCAGTGTGGAGTCATAATGCGCATTTGAAAGTGTATGATCCGGGTCGTGGTGACAACTCATTCAGGGTAGAAGAAACTAGCCAGAATGATCCCGCGGCGTTTACTGCAGTAGGCATTGCCGACATCATGCGCGAACAGAACTGGCCCGTTATTGATATTCTGAAGCTGGATGTTGAAGGCGCGGAGAAAGAACTGTTTACTTCCGGATACGGTG is a genomic window containing:
- a CDS encoding serine O-acetyltransferase — encoded protein: MGTQLRYFFQDVRSLLGRHKRRIIIVWFTPAFAGIWWYRLERSLYLLFGKAYSVIRIPLLPINALILAYSRLDINYKADIGPGLAVKHPSLGVVISGYVIAGQNLSLVGGNAIGVAKRCKQGEFIIGDNCTLSANAVILGPLTLADNVLVGASSCVVKSCLTDGAVLAGVPAKPIVRETELAD
- a CDS encoding FkbM family methyltransferase, which produces MKDALGAFAALRLKKNGVINLGFLKYPFRIRVNNIADSATFNEVLLRKEYTIQLDFVPKTIIDGGANIGLTSIFFANKYPDASIVAIEPDSNNFNLLRENTSHYPQIKLRRSAVWSHNAHLKVYDPGRGDNSFRVEETSQNDPAAFTAVGIADIMREQNWPVIDILKLDVEGAEKELFTSGYGAWLPRTRVLIVETHDRYIKGTSKAVFAAVSKYNFSCRLQGYNLVLYNEDLN